DNA sequence from the Callospermophilus lateralis isolate mCalLat2 chromosome 2, mCalLat2.hap1, whole genome shotgun sequence genome:
ATTGTAAAAGTATCTGCCAACATGGGACAGAAAATGGTGAAGAaagatctctctctctttgaTGTCATTACTTATATTCTGTAAAGAGAGTGAAAGCTAGGGTTAAGAGTTTTCACTATTTATAAATCCCAGGATTAAGAATAATTCATCATGAATGTCTATAGCCCATGCATGACACATTGCACCTTCTctgcttccttttctttcctgaaCAGTAAACCAATTAAAGCAAGTGCAGTCTGTCTTCTCCCTTTTTAACTCATAGGTGCTACTTACTTTAAAATTATCTATGTTTgtcttttttgtttgtgtgtgtggctggttggttggtttggtttgccaCGTTTTCAATTGAATAGATGCTCATCCAACAAATGGGAGAAAAACTTTACAAATGTATGTTCCTGTGTGGCCTCTGAATTCAAcaatgctttctctatttctgctGAGTGGCAGCCCTACTCTCTTAACTATGAGGTCAGTTGTGTCATGGCTATTGGTTAAGCAATAGAATTATCCAGAGACACAACTGTGTCTTCACCTGATTAAGTCCCATACCTTACCCTGGAGGACTTCtaaaagtaagtaagtaaataaataaataaacaaaggattAAGTTTGTTCCCATGCATGACAGATAGGACAAGAAAAGGAAAGGCAGGCACAGAAACAGATTTACCTTTCACGAAATCACATACACTCAGAAAGTAAAAATGGACTCTGGAGTCAGGCCCAGTTCTGCTATGATCTGTCTGTtgattttgtttaaattgtttaaCATATAGCCTTGTTCTTTTTATATAACAGTTGTCGGGATTAAATGATATCACACTTATAAAGCACTCAGTAAAGTTTGGGCCTATAATGAATACTCAGTAGGTCctagcattttaaaaatcattctttaTCACCACTTTATCTTCTGTACCTGACCCTCTTCACCAAGTATTTCACCTTCTTGTCTGTGCTTCTGATATGTTATGCTTTGAGATCTCCTAGTCTTTCatttccctcttcatccttatctgCAAGGAGAATTAATGTGCATGTATTGTCTACATTTATGTTTGCTTTGTTTTAGAAATACTGAAGGAACACTAGAAATTGATGATGGATAATTGCCTTGGCCACATCAAACATCAGGTGTCAAGGGATAAATGACCTCAGAGCACCAAGatcattggaaaagcagaactcaACCATTCCCAAGAAGctaacattttttttcccatcGTGTGTGGACACCAGGAGAAGACAGAACCACCACCTTCACCCAAGTCACTTCAGTCATGCCACCATTCATGGAATCTAGTTAGTGGAAGGAGTTTTTGAGATTCACCTCAAACAATGCCTACGTTTATTACAGGAACACATATAATGTCTCAAGCATATGATTGCTTATCTTTGGTTTGAATATTTCCAGTGACAGGAAACTTACTACACTCACCAATAAACCAATCCAGATACACATACAATCAGagcaatggataaagaaaaccacTCAACAGTGACAGAGTTCATCTTTATGGGCATCAGTCAAGACCCTCAGCTACAGATGATCTTCTTTGTGGTCTTCCTCATTGTCTACCTGGTCAATGTGGTGGGCAATGTTGGTATGATTATTCTGATCATATCAGACACTCAGCTTCACACACCCATGTATATTTTCCTCTGCAACCTCTCTTTTGTTGACCTGGGCTACTCCACAGCCATTGCCCCCAGGATGCTGGCTGACTTCCTGACAAAGCACAAAGTCATTTCCTTCTCCAGTTGTGCCACACAGTTTGCTTTCTTTGTCGGTTTTGTGGATACGGAGTGCTATGTCCTGGCGgccatggcctatgaccgctttGTGGCCATCTGTCGACCCCTCCGCTACAGCACTCTCATGTCCAAGCGGGTCTGCTTGGCTCTCATGCTGGGCTCTTACTTGGCTGGACTCGTGAGCTTAGTAGCCCACACTTCACTCACATTCAGCCTCAATTACTGCGGTTCCAACATCATCAACCATTTCTTCTGTGAAATCCCACCCCTCCTGGCCCTCTCTTGCTCAGACACCTATGTCAGTGAGATACTGCTGTTCAGTCTGTGCGGCTTCATCGAGTTCAGCACCATCCTCATCATTGTCGTCTCCTATGCCTTCATCCTCATGGCCATCATCAGAATGCGCTCCGCGGAAGGCCGCTTTAAGGCTTTCTCCACCTGTGGGTCCCACCTTACTGGTGTCACCCTCTTCTATGGCACAGTCATGTTTATGTATCTGAGGCCGACATCCAGCTACTCCCTGGACCAAGACAAGTGGgcctctgtgttctacaccatcatCATCCCCATGTTGAACCCCTTGATCTACAGTTTGCGGAACAAGGATGTGAAAGCTGCATTCAAAAAGCTGGTTGGGAGAAAACCTCAATAaaaccaaaaaatgaaaaaatctggTTTTGTCAGAGGTAAACCATAGTGGCACAGAGGTGGTGGCAGGGAACACAAATGCAAACAACTCCTCAATAAACATCATCCATGTTACCCTCTCTTTGCTGATTACATCTTGAATTCTAAAGGAATTTTTATGACTCTATGATCTGAAATAAATATaagttaaattaatatttttaaagacatccAAGTAAGAGGTACTAGCTTTTACTTAAATTATATTCTCATATATATTAGAAATTGAGGCGGGACTTTATGGGGGGGGAATTAGCTAGCCACtctaaaacatatattttttcccccaGGATCAGAAGAAATGCCAGGTTAAAATGTTGAAAACGTGTATACTCTCAAAGTCAGAGAAAATGTAATGGAAATTATAGTGAATGGGC
Encoded proteins:
- the LOC143391796 gene encoding olfactory receptor 5AR1, with the protein product MDKENHSTVTEFIFMGISQDPQLQMIFFVVFLIVYLVNVVGNVGMIILIISDTQLHTPMYIFLCNLSFVDLGYSTAIAPRMLADFLTKHKVISFSSCATQFAFFVGFVDTECYVLAAMAYDRFVAICRPLRYSTLMSKRVCLALMLGSYLAGLVSLVAHTSLTFSLNYCGSNIINHFFCEIPPLLALSCSDTYVSEILLFSLCGFIEFSTILIIVVSYAFILMAIIRMRSAEGRFKAFSTCGSHLTGVTLFYGTVMFMYLRPTSSYSLDQDKWASVFYTIIIPMLNPLIYSLRNKDVKAAFKKLVGRKPQ